A stretch of the Filimonas lacunae genome encodes the following:
- a CDS encoding acyl-CoA thioesterase codes for MDIKTRYSFEVRWSDLDPNFHVRHNVYYDWGATSRILCLNHAGFGAAFLAKHQLGPVLFREEAIFKREIHFGDTIEVSLQLTKSRRDYSRWSWTHEIVKNGDTLAAIVNVDGAFINTQLRKLTAPPEEMCPLFEKLPKAEGFTWTD; via the coding sequence ATGGACATAAAGACACGTTACTCCTTTGAAGTTCGCTGGTCAGATCTCGACCCAAACTTTCATGTACGACACAATGTGTACTACGACTGGGGAGCCACTTCACGTATCCTTTGTTTAAACCATGCCGGTTTTGGAGCAGCTTTCCTGGCCAAACATCAGCTGGGGCCGGTGCTGTTTAGAGAGGAAGCCATCTTTAAAAGAGAAATACATTTTGGCGATACTATTGAAGTGAGTTTACAGCTCACTAAATCAAGACGTGATTACAGCCGCTGGAGCTGGACACATGAAATAGTGAAAAACGGCGACACGCTGGCTGCTATTGTAAATGTAGATGGCGCTTTTATCAATACACAGCTACGTAAACTAACCGCACCTCCGGAAGAAATGTGTCCCTTGTTTGAAAAACTTCCTAAAGCGGAAGGTTTTACCTGGACGGATTAA
- a CDS encoding DUF4395 domain-containing protein has product MSDVKGLYIDEHVVRIVAALVSVITIVLLFTGWEWLAVLLTVDFALRAFTRLPSPLAWAAKAVAKQAHWPPKPIFAPPKKFAAAVGSVFSILIFLFLHFQLITLYYITAFILLACAVLESVFKICLGCYMYNWIVIPFVNLSQKNRQHS; this is encoded by the coding sequence ATGAGTGATGTAAAAGGCTTATATATCGATGAACACGTTGTACGCATTGTAGCAGCACTGGTAAGTGTAATAACAATAGTGTTGTTATTTACCGGGTGGGAATGGCTTGCTGTATTATTGACGGTAGATTTTGCCTTGCGCGCATTTACCAGGTTGCCTTCCCCATTAGCATGGGCGGCAAAAGCAGTAGCGAAGCAGGCTCATTGGCCACCGAAACCTATTTTTGCCCCTCCTAAAAAGTTTGCTGCAGCTGTAGGTAGTGTGTTCTCTATACTTATCTTCTTATTTCTACACTTTCAACTTATTACTTTATACTATATTACTGCATTCATTCTTCTGGCTTGCGCAGTGTTGGAATCTGTTTTTAAAATCTGCCTGGGGTGTTATATGTATAACTGGATAGTGATACCATTCGTTAACCTCAGTCAAAAAAACAGGCAGCATTCCTGA
- a CDS encoding family 2A encapsulin nanocompartment shell protein gives MATENTTQQTALGDVAARQLAIATRTAPQMITISPRWLTQLLNWVPVESGVFRLNKVKNATQIEVDCSTRDEKILPQTFVDYVENPREYNLAAVQTIVDVHTRVSDLYSKPYNQISEQLRLAIETIKERQESELINNKSYGLLHSVADEQRIKTRKGGPSPDDLDELIAKVWKEPGFFLLHPLAIAAFGRECTRRGVPPPTISLFGSQFLTWRGIPLIPSDKPPIENGKTKIILLRTGESRQGVIGLFQPGLQGEQTPGLSVRFMGINDRAIASYLVSLYCSLAVLVDDAIAVLDDVEIGNYYEYKY, from the coding sequence ATGGCAACAGAAAACACAACGCAACAGACCGCTTTAGGAGACGTAGCCGCACGGCAATTGGCTATTGCAACGAGAACCGCACCCCAAATGATCACTATCTCGCCCAGGTGGTTAACACAACTGCTCAACTGGGTTCCGGTAGAATCGGGCGTATTCCGTTTAAACAAGGTAAAGAATGCTACACAGATTGAAGTAGACTGCTCTACCCGTGATGAAAAAATACTGCCGCAAACATTTGTGGACTATGTAGAAAACCCACGTGAGTATAACCTGGCAGCCGTACAAACCATTGTAGATGTGCACACCCGGGTATCTGATTTGTACAGCAAGCCTTACAACCAGATCTCAGAACAGTTGCGCCTGGCTATTGAAACCATTAAGGAAAGACAGGAAAGCGAACTGATCAACAACAAAAGCTATGGGCTATTGCACAGTGTAGCAGATGAGCAGCGCATTAAAACACGTAAAGGCGGCCCTTCGCCAGACGACCTGGATGAACTGATTGCCAAAGTGTGGAAAGAGCCTGGCTTCTTCCTCCTGCATCCATTAGCGATAGCAGCTTTTGGCAGGGAGTGTACCCGCCGTGGTGTTCCTCCGCCTACCATTTCTTTATTCGGCTCACAGTTTCTTACCTGGCGCGGTATTCCATTGATTCCTTCTGACAAACCGCCTATTGAAAATGGCAAAACCAAAATTATCCTGTTGCGTACCGGCGAAAGCAGACAAGGTGTAATTGGCTTGTTTCAACCTGGTTTGCAAGGTGAGCAAACACCTGGACTGAGTGTACGTTTCATGGGTATTAACGACCGCGCTATTGCCTCCTACCTGGTGTCGCTATACTGTTCACTGGCCGTGTTAGTAGATGATGCTATTGCGGTATTAGATGACGTAGAAATAGGCAATTATTATGAGTATAAATATTAA
- a CDS encoding family 2A encapsulin nanocompartment cargo protein cysteine desulfurase — MSININEQTGLPDVNDLQHLANAFFKALPNEAPKEFSANPEEHPRAKAYAENVAALAARGNAAPPDFYAGQSQYAPGAAANPMGGQLTPPSTGGAGASAGSLFHYADLADIDQLLYAGGNESSHSFTPHHSNEGGRVPTAVAGSGASPSYLQQGNTFNIKEPETSFPDNNLQQKQQGQKPTVGAASHPFQWDVPSFFQLQNTHHPAVPVSFPLTGAPAPAPSFYFLDNSKLHSQEISGGQTSQLKHALGGPVFDAYAIKKDFPILVHEKVNGKSLVWLDNAATTQKPQSVIDRIAYFYAHENSNIHRAAHELAARATDAYETAREKVRAFLGAKSANEIIFVRGATEAINLVAQSWGNQYLKAGDEIIVSNLEHHANIVPWKRLADAKGLTLKVIPVDDDGQLLLDEYAKLLSPKTKLVAFTQVSNALGTVTPAQQVIAMAHAAGAKVLVDGAQSVSHMPVNVQALDADWFVFSGHKVFGPTGIGVVYGKEGLLNATEPWQGGGNMIKDVTFEEIQYHPSPNRFEAGTGNIADAVGLGAAIDYVTKLGMETISQYEHWLLEYATYHMKQIPGLRLIGTAPDKASVLSFNLKGFSNDQVGKALNQEGIAVRTGHHCAQPILRRMGVETSVRPSLAFYNTCEDVDRLVTTLWRLIK; from the coding sequence ATGAGTATAAATATTAACGAGCAAACAGGATTGCCGGACGTGAACGACCTGCAGCACCTGGCTAACGCCTTTTTCAAAGCATTGCCCAATGAAGCGCCTAAGGAATTCTCTGCCAATCCGGAAGAACACCCGCGTGCAAAAGCATATGCCGAAAACGTGGCAGCACTGGCTGCCCGGGGAAATGCGGCACCGCCCGATTTCTATGCCGGTCAATCACAATACGCACCAGGTGCAGCTGCCAATCCAATGGGTGGGCAATTAACACCACCTTCCACTGGCGGTGCAGGCGCTTCTGCCGGTAGCTTGTTCCATTATGCTGATCTTGCCGATATAGACCAGTTATTATATGCAGGTGGCAACGAATCGTCTCATTCGTTCACACCCCATCATAGTAATGAGGGTGGTCGTGTACCTACTGCTGTTGCAGGCAGCGGCGCTTCACCCTCCTATCTGCAACAAGGCAACACCTTTAATATCAAAGAACCGGAAACCAGTTTTCCCGACAATAACCTGCAGCAAAAACAACAGGGTCAAAAACCCACTGTAGGTGCCGCCAGTCATCCTTTTCAATGGGATGTACCTTCTTTTTTTCAGCTACAAAACACTCACCACCCCGCAGTGCCGGTGAGCTTTCCGCTTACAGGCGCTCCCGCCCCTGCCCCCTCCTTTTATTTCCTGGATAACAGCAAGCTGCATTCACAGGAAATTTCAGGTGGTCAAACATCGCAGTTGAAACATGCGCTGGGCGGCCCTGTCTTTGATGCTTATGCTATTAAAAAAGATTTTCCCATACTGGTACATGAAAAGGTGAACGGCAAGTCACTGGTATGGCTGGATAATGCAGCCACCACACAAAAGCCCCAATCGGTTATTGATAGAATCGCTTATTTCTATGCGCATGAAAACTCAAACATTCACCGCGCAGCACACGAGCTGGCAGCAAGGGCTACTGACGCCTACGAAACAGCACGTGAAAAAGTAAGGGCTTTTTTGGGTGCTAAGTCGGCCAACGAAATCATCTTTGTGCGCGGTGCCACAGAAGCCATTAATCTGGTGGCGCAAAGCTGGGGTAATCAATACCTGAAAGCGGGTGATGAAATCATTGTAAGCAACCTGGAACACCACGCCAACATTGTTCCCTGGAAACGGCTGGCAGATGCAAAGGGACTTACTTTGAAAGTAATTCCGGTAGATGATGATGGGCAACTGTTATTGGATGAATACGCTAAACTGCTATCGCCTAAAACCAAACTGGTAGCCTTTACACAGGTATCTAATGCATTGGGCACGGTTACGCCCGCCCAGCAGGTGATAGCTATGGCACATGCTGCCGGGGCTAAAGTATTGGTAGATGGCGCACAATCTGTATCACATATGCCTGTGAATGTGCAGGCGTTAGATGCCGATTGGTTTGTATTCTCCGGACATAAGGTGTTTGGCCCTACCGGCATTGGTGTGGTATATGGTAAAGAAGGTCTGCTTAACGCCACAGAACCCTGGCAGGGCGGCGGTAATATGATCAAGGATGTAACGTTTGAAGAAATTCAATATCATCCCTCTCCTAACCGTTTTGAAGCCGGCACCGGTAATATTGCTGATGCAGTAGGCTTAGGCGCTGCTATCGACTATGTTACCAAACTGGGCATGGAAACTATCAGCCAATACGAACACTGGTTGCTGGAATATGCCACTTATCATATGAAGCAAATACCAGGGCTTCGCCTGATTGGTACTGCCCCCGATAAAGCCAGCGTGTTATCCTTTAACCTCAAAGGCTTTTCTAACGATCAGGTGGGTAAAGCTTTAAACCAGGAAGGGATAGCCGTAAGAACCGGCCACCACTGCGCACAGCCTATTTTAAGAAGAATGGGCGTAGAAACTTCCGTACGGCCTTCACTGGCGTTTTATAACACCTGTGAAGATGTTGACCGATTGGTAACTACTTTATGGCGATTGATTAAATAA
- a CDS encoding winged helix-turn-helix domain-containing protein has translation MMCYRCWMIFCLAGAIVWADIAYGQDARTSYHNAAAMIVMRQIGHQLLLASGDDTSRVMPVQQVAENEYRISFESSFIFQPDSLIAIANRYLATSSLPAAYVVNVLECKSLEVVYGFAQGVNNQPPPCTGRNQQKGCYQVQVIFPQTSGSGSPAILLGAGVSLLALSGMFVWQRRRRRPSENATDVVSVTTIETALPVQLGDYTFYPTRQQLIYQQQEVILTLKEAKLLSIFVKHINELISREQLQKEGWEEEGVITGRSLDMFVSKLRKHLQQDASVKLVNVHGRGYKLEIT, from the coding sequence ATGATGTGTTATCGCTGTTGGATGATATTTTGCCTGGCTGGCGCCATTGTTTGGGCCGATATTGCTTATGGTCAAGATGCCCGCACATCCTATCATAATGCTGCAGCCATGATTGTGATGCGTCAAATAGGGCACCAGTTGCTGCTGGCAAGTGGAGATGATACTTCCCGCGTAATGCCGGTGCAGCAGGTGGCAGAAAACGAATATCGCATCAGCTTTGAAAGCTCCTTTATTTTCCAACCGGATTCATTAATAGCCATAGCTAATCGCTACCTGGCCACCAGTTCGCTTCCTGCCGCCTATGTTGTAAATGTATTGGAGTGTAAAAGCCTGGAAGTGGTATATGGTTTTGCGCAGGGGGTGAATAATCAGCCGCCACCCTGTACAGGCAGAAACCAACAGAAAGGGTGTTACCAGGTACAGGTTATTTTTCCGCAAACTTCCGGTTCCGGTTCACCTGCTATTCTTTTAGGTGCCGGCGTTTCTTTGTTGGCACTGTCCGGAATGTTTGTTTGGCAAAGACGCCGGCGGAGACCATCGGAAAATGCTACCGACGTAGTTTCTGTTACAACCATAGAAACAGCGCTACCTGTACAGCTGGGCGATTATACTTTTTACCCCACCCGGCAACAACTCATATATCAACAGCAGGAGGTGATACTAACCTTGAAGGAAGCTAAGCTGTTGAGCATATTTGTAAAGCACATCAACGAGTTGATTAGCCGTGAGCAATTACAAAAGGAAGGCTGGGAAGAAGAGGGGGTAATTACCGGCAGAAGTCTGGATATGTTTGTGTCCAAGCTTCGAAAGCATTTACAGCAGGATGCTTCCGTAAAGCTGGTCAACGTTCATGGCCGGGGATATAAATTAGAGATCACTTAA
- a CDS encoding YceI family protein, producing MYKIMGLSAFVLLAGFAALKASHTTCVTPPDKTSVTLPHFGWEAASWRLVPVGSNIEWKASYITGGGHQGTLQLKEGNLQTGTLNLITNGRFVIDINTIHSTDQPEAEKRKELDAHLLSNDFLAATQFPYAYFTVTGSSYYTPARVQGTLNLKGVSQPIDIPFTYQMQHDTLLLQAVIHIDRTKWGITYQSDDPLRGLKNGMIANNIELILHMRFSKAQDGC from the coding sequence ATGTATAAAATTATGGGTTTATCCGCCTTTGTGTTACTAGCCGGTTTTGCCGCCTTAAAAGCCAGCCATACCACCTGTGTAACTCCACCTGACAAAACATCCGTTACGCTTCCCCATTTTGGCTGGGAAGCAGCCAGCTGGCGTTTAGTACCGGTGGGGAGTAACATAGAATGGAAAGCTTCTTATATTACCGGGGGCGGCCACCAGGGCACCTTGCAACTAAAAGAAGGCAACCTGCAAACAGGCACGCTCAATCTGATTACCAACGGTCGTTTTGTAATAGATATCAACACCATTCACAGTACCGATCAGCCAGAAGCGGAGAAAAGAAAAGAGCTGGATGCACATTTGCTATCCAACGATTTTTTGGCAGCAACTCAGTTTCCTTATGCATATTTTACCGTAACAGGTAGCAGTTATTACACGCCGGCACGCGTACAGGGCACTCTTAACCTGAAAGGAGTTAGCCAGCCTATAGATATTCCTTTTACTTACCAGATGCAACACGATACCTTGCTATTGCAGGCAGTTATTCATATCGACAGAACTAAATGGGGGATTACTTATCAGTCAGATGATCCGCTCAGAGGGCTTAAAAATGGAATGATCGCCAACAATATTGAGCTTATTCTGCACATGCGGTTTAGCAAAGCCCAGGATGGTTGTTAA
- a CDS encoding iron-containing alcohol dehydrogenase translates to MNNFELYNPTKLVFGEGQIAKLKDLVPQNARVIMVYGGGSIFKNGIYDQVKAALEGFSVTEFGGIEANPHYETLMKAVEVIRNEQLDFILAVGGGSVIDGAKFISAAVKFAGDPKEILHKRMSIRDNAIPFGAVLTIPATGSEMNSGSVVTIAATQEKLAFGGPAMFPVFSICDPKVIISLPKRQLQNGVIDAFTHVMEQYLTYPIDALLQDRFSESILQTLVEIGPKVVEQPENYTLASNFMWCCTMALNGLIQKGVPTDWATHMIGHELTALYGIDHARTLAIIAPNLYKVLFSAKKDKLAQYGRRVWNITGNDTDAIAREAILKTEAFFAEMGMPGNLSSQTPDYANTANIIVQRFETRGWAKLGENGIVTPDKVKEIVELSY, encoded by the coding sequence ATGAACAATTTTGAGTTATACAACCCTACCAAGCTCGTGTTTGGTGAGGGACAGATTGCCAAACTAAAAGACCTGGTGCCCCAAAACGCACGGGTAATAATGGTGTATGGCGGCGGCAGTATTTTTAAGAACGGGATATATGACCAGGTGAAAGCAGCATTGGAAGGTTTTTCCGTTACTGAGTTTGGTGGCATTGAGGCCAATCCACACTACGAAACGCTGATGAAAGCGGTGGAAGTTATCCGTAACGAGCAGCTAGATTTTATACTGGCTGTAGGTGGCGGGTCGGTGATTGATGGGGCTAAGTTCATTTCTGCCGCAGTGAAGTTTGCAGGTGATCCTAAAGAGATATTGCATAAAAGAATGTCTATCCGTGACAATGCCATTCCGTTTGGGGCTGTGCTTACCATACCGGCTACCGGCAGTGAAATGAACTCCGGTTCGGTGGTTACCATTGCTGCCACCCAGGAGAAGCTGGCCTTTGGTGGCCCGGCTATGTTCCCGGTATTTTCTATATGCGATCCCAAGGTGATCATCTCCCTGCCCAAAAGGCAATTACAGAATGGTGTAATAGATGCCTTTACACATGTGATGGAGCAATACCTCACCTATCCTATTGATGCATTACTGCAGGACAGGTTTTCGGAAAGCATTCTGCAAACACTGGTGGAAATAGGCCCTAAAGTAGTTGAACAACCAGAGAACTATACCCTGGCTTCTAACTTTATGTGGTGCTGTACTATGGCATTGAACGGACTGATTCAAAAAGGTGTGCCTACCGATTGGGCTACACATATGATCGGGCACGAGCTTACCGCGTTATATGGTATTGATCATGCACGCACCCTGGCTATTATTGCTCCCAACTTATACAAAGTGCTGTTTAGCGCTAAAAAAGACAAGCTGGCGCAATACGGACGCCGTGTATGGAATATTACCGGCAACGACACAGATGCTATCGCCCGTGAAGCCATCCTGAAAACGGAAGCTTTTTTTGCAGAGATGGGTATGCCTGGTAATTTATCTTCTCAAACACCAGACTATGCCAACACTGCCAATATCATTGTACAACGCTTTGAAACCCGCGGCTGGGCAAAGCTGGGTGAAAACGGTATTGTTACGCCCGATAAGGTAAAAGAGATTGTAGAATTAAGCTACTAG
- a CDS encoding DUF6965 family protein — protein MATNPISDTEITELHDFFHAHTDRLPETLLISPAETVNNVRNLVNDTFAILNLEGIPDRIRNMRINMLRKIRVALQKEGIGI, from the coding sequence ATGGCAACAAATCCGATATCAGACACAGAAATTACCGAGTTACATGATTTCTTTCATGCACATACAGACAGATTACCGGAAACATTACTTATTTCTCCTGCTGAGACAGTGAATAATGTACGCAACCTGGTAAATGATACTTTTGCTATCCTCAATTTGGAAGGCATCCCCGATCGTATCAGGAACATGCGTATAAATATGCTCAGGAAAATAAGGGTGGCTCTTCAAAAAGAAGGAATAGGTATATAG
- a CDS encoding TonB-dependent receptor has product MKQLIYSLILALPFCAFGKKADPESGTIKGQVTTSDNKPASFVHVVLKGTNKGVMTEDNGSFLLNKVTPGTYQLEVSLVGYETLKQQVVVEKDKITAVAVQLTVSNTQLEEVTVTNARNKFADKTSEQVARMPLRNLENPQVYNVVDRQLIQEQMATERTELFRNIPGAVPNFSAGGSQGFSMRGFTTTIGMRNGMATSAIVPLNPIILERVEAIKGPAGTLFGSNRNVTFGGVYNYVTKKPFADFGAEVSLTGGSFAFSRLTADVNSPLNKDKTLLMRVNAGVQSEGSFQDQGFNKNITFAPTFTYLASDRLKFTIDAEFTRGNYTTTAFAIDSLKNTSYRNFKDLPLAYKSSLINNSIDISNGIDNIQFQMEYKISDQWKSQTNYLYSNGFYKHLYWTTITMITDSTFGRSVRNQTPETFGNTEFQQNFIGDFHIGSLRNRMVVGVDYNYNYNQLNRVTVNYDTVRLNKAQPVMNTDKINALSAQKGFVVTSTKTLNVSAYVSDAINITPELIAMASVRVDRYSTDGLYTQSTGLYANAYNQTSVSPKFGVVYQMLHNKLSLFGNYMNGFVNLGPLTQGDNIVMAKPQYGNQWEGGVKFALLSNKLNGGVSFYNIDITNATRDESIGGKKYTFQDGTQRSRGVEVELIANPVAGLNIVSGYAYNKNEYTKASAATQGKQVVFSPNNTINFWASYVITKGKTKGLGFGAGGNYVGESWFEATNSFKVPAYTLVNATVFFDQKTYRLSLKGNNLTGQQYWNNNGTAQKPVNFLASVAFKF; this is encoded by the coding sequence ATGAAGCAACTGATCTACTCACTTATCCTTGCTTTGCCTTTTTGTGCATTCGGCAAAAAGGCAGACCCTGAGTCCGGAACCATTAAAGGACAGGTAACCACCAGTGATAATAAACCCGCCTCCTTTGTGCATGTGGTATTAAAAGGCACGAACAAAGGAGTGATGACGGAGGATAATGGCTCTTTCCTCCTAAACAAAGTAACCCCTGGCACTTACCAGCTGGAAGTGTCACTGGTAGGATATGAAACACTCAAGCAACAGGTGGTGGTAGAAAAAGATAAGATCACCGCTGTTGCAGTGCAACTGACAGTATCTAATACACAGCTGGAAGAAGTAACAGTGACCAATGCGCGAAACAAGTTTGCTGATAAAACCAGTGAACAGGTAGCAAGGATGCCATTACGCAATTTGGAAAACCCGCAGGTGTATAATGTAGTGGATCGCCAGCTGATACAAGAGCAAATGGCTACTGAGCGCACCGAGCTGTTCCGTAACATTCCCGGTGCAGTGCCCAACTTTTCGGCAGGTGGTTCGCAAGGCTTTAGTATGCGGGGGTTTACCACTACCATTGGTATGCGCAATGGCATGGCCACCAGCGCCATCGTTCCATTGAACCCTATTATCCTTGAAAGGGTAGAGGCTATCAAAGGCCCGGCCGGCACCCTGTTTGGCAGCAACCGTAACGTTACTTTTGGCGGCGTATATAACTATGTAACCAAGAAGCCTTTTGCCGATTTTGGCGCAGAAGTGAGCCTTACCGGCGGCAGCTTTGCATTCAGCAGGTTAACGGCAGATGTAAATTCGCCATTGAATAAAGACAAAACCCTGTTGATGCGTGTAAATGCCGGGGTGCAATCGGAAGGCTCTTTTCAGGATCAGGGTTTCAATAAAAACATCACATTTGCCCCCACCTTTACTTACCTCGCCAGCGATCGTCTGAAATTTACGATTGATGCGGAGTTTACCAGGGGCAACTACACCACCACTGCCTTTGCTATCGATTCTTTGAAGAATACTTCTTACCGCAATTTCAAAGACCTGCCACTTGCTTATAAATCTTCGCTTATCAACAATAGCATTGATATTAGCAATGGCATAGACAATATCCAGTTTCAGATGGAGTATAAGATCTCTGATCAATGGAAGTCACAAACCAATTATCTGTACTCCAACGGTTTTTACAAGCATTTGTACTGGACAACCATCACCATGATCACCGATTCTACTTTCGGCCGCTCGGTAAGAAACCAAACGCCCGAAACATTTGGCAACACGGAGTTTCAGCAAAACTTTATCGGCGATTTTCATATCGGCTCCCTGCGCAACAGGATGGTGGTTGGGGTAGATTACAATTATAATTACAATCAGCTGAATCGCGTGACAGTTAACTACGATACCGTAAGATTGAATAAAGCACAGCCTGTTATGAACACTGATAAGATCAATGCGCTGTCTGCTCAAAAAGGTTTTGTTGTTACTTCCACTAAAACGCTGAATGTGAGCGCCTATGTATCAGATGCTATTAACATTACTCCTGAGCTGATTGCTATGGCCAGTGTGCGGGTAGACAGGTATTCGACTGATGGCCTCTACACGCAAAGCACAGGTTTGTATGCTAACGCCTATAATCAAACTTCGGTGTCACCTAAGTTTGGTGTGGTGTACCAGATGCTTCATAATAAACTGTCGCTGTTTGGTAACTACATGAATGGCTTTGTGAACCTGGGCCCTTTAACACAGGGAGATAACATTGTAATGGCTAAACCACAGTATGGTAATCAGTGGGAAGGTGGTGTTAAGTTTGCTTTGCTGAGTAATAAATTAAACGGAGGGGTAAGTTTCTATAATATTGACATTACCAATGCTACCCGCGATGAATCCATAGGAGGTAAAAAGTATACTTTCCAGGATGGCACACAACGTAGCAGAGGGGTAGAGGTAGAATTGATTGCAAATCCGGTAGCAGGTTTGAACATAGTATCGGGTTATGCTTATAACAAAAATGAGTATACAAAGGCTAGTGCTGCTACACAAGGCAAACAAGTAGTGTTCAGTCCTAATAACACCATTAACTTTTGGGCAAGCTATGTTATCACCAAAGGAAAAACCAAAGGCCTGGGCTTTGGTGCGGGTGGTAACTATGTAGGAGAATCCTGGTTTGAAGCTACCAATAGCTTTAAAGTGCCTGCGTACACTTTAGTAAATGCAACCGTATTCTTTGATCAGAAAACATATCGCTTATCCCTGAAAGGAAATAACCTCACAGGTCAGCAATATTGGAATAACAATGGCACTGCGCAAAAGCCGGTTAACTTCCTGGCCAGTGTAGCGTTTAAATTCTAG
- a CDS encoding LLM class flavin-dependent oxidoreductase, which yields MEIGIDSFASAMYGTNTLSSVDAMEQLLNRIVHADEVGLDVFGIGEHHRKEFLDSATAVILSAAAARTKRIRLTSAVTVLSASDPVRVFQQFATLDLISKGRAEMVVGRGSSVEAYPLFGFNLDDYDALFREKLDLLLQIRDNEFINWSGKFRAPIPHLPVYPRPAQEKMPVWLGVGGTPASFARAGTLGLPLMVAIIGGNTSRFRSLIDLYREAGAKAGFRPEQLKVGLHSPGYVADSSERAVNEYYPGYEELWTKLGRERGWPPVTRAQFNHLIGPQGALLVGSAEQVAEKLVRHSESLGGIDRFTFQMDNAGLTHEQLMRSIELIGEKLIPLVNRHTL from the coding sequence ATGGAAATAGGGATAGACAGTTTTGCGTCGGCCATGTATGGCACCAACACCTTGAGCAGCGTTGATGCTATGGAGCAGTTACTGAACCGCATTGTGCATGCCGATGAGGTGGGGCTTGATGTATTTGGTATAGGCGAACACCATAGAAAAGAGTTTCTTGATTCTGCCACTGCCGTGATTTTGTCCGCTGCTGCTGCCCGAACCAAACGTATCCGGCTCACCAGTGCTGTAACTGTACTTAGCGCATCCGACCCTGTACGTGTGTTTCAGCAATTTGCCACACTTGACCTCATTTCCAAAGGCCGTGCAGAAATGGTAGTGGGCCGTGGCTCTTCCGTAGAGGCCTACCCGCTTTTTGGCTTTAACCTGGATGATTACGATGCCTTGTTCCGGGAAAAGCTGGACTTGTTGTTACAGATAAGGGATAACGAGTTCATCAACTGGTCGGGCAAGTTCAGAGCACCAATTCCCCATCTTCCAGTTTATCCCCGGCCTGCACAGGAAAAAATGCCCGTATGGCTGGGCGTAGGTGGCACACCGGCGTCATTTGCAAGAGCAGGCACATTGGGCTTGCCCTTAATGGTGGCTATTATCGGAGGTAACACTTCCCGCTTCCGTTCACTCATCGATTTATACCGGGAAGCTGGCGCCAAAGCAGGTTTCCGCCCGGAACAATTAAAGGTAGGACTGCACTCGCCCGGCTATGTGGCGGACAGCAGCGAACGTGCAGTAAACGAATACTATCCCGGGTATGAAGAATTATGGACAAAATTGGGGCGTGAACGTGGCTGGCCGCCCGTAACCCGCGCACAGTTCAATCATTTAATTGGCCCGCAGGGGGCATTGCTGGTGGGAAGTGCGGAACAGGTTGCTGAAAAGCTTGTACGTCACAGTGAGTCACTGGGTGGCATAGACCGCTTTACCTTCCAGATGGATAATGCCGGGTTAACGCATGAGCAGTTGATGCGTTCTATTGAACTTATTGGCGAAAAATTGATTCCCCTTGTAAACAGGCATACATTATAA